In Mangifera indica cultivar Alphonso chromosome 14, CATAS_Mindica_2.1, whole genome shotgun sequence, the DNA window ACccattcatcttcttctttctcctttctttcaaAGAAcacaaaaaacccaaaaaaaaaaaaaaaaaaatgctagaTCCAGCCGTCGATTTGCTCCCTGCCACCTCCTCCCCCACCATCTCCACCGTCTCCTCCTCTGATCTCGACACCGAGGTCTTCACTTTCCTAATATTCAAAACATTTTCGTTTTActgatgtatttattttttaagatttttacaattttcttttgttttttcagtcTACAGGATCATTTTTTCACGACAGGAGCACGACACTCGGCACATTGATGGGAGTAACGTTCCCGGCGATTACATTTCGAGCGCCGTCGCAGCACCGTGATATGCTCGTGAATGCAGCCGTTGCTACCGTTCCGTCGAGGAAGAAGAAGCGGGCGTTGGCGAGTGTTTCCGCCTCCACGGTGGCTCGGAGGCGATGGTGGAGGCTCTGCGGTGACGGCGAAGCAAAGCCGGCGTCGCTGGGTGAATTTCTGGAGGTGGAGAGGAGATTCGGAGAGACGGCCTTTTATAGCGCGGCGCCAGAACTGGAGAGCGTGGTGGCGAGTGAGAGTGAAGGGCGTAATAGTAATAGTGGGAGGGTTTTGTTCTCGGATGGGAGAGTTTTGCCGCCAGCGGCTGATGATGACAATGATGAAAGTTCGTCATCGGGTGGGGGGATTCTTTGTAGATTTCCTGTTTCAATTACTTGTATTTGTAGatgatgataattaaaaaacGAATTGAATTTCATTACAAATTTCCCCAACATTTGGATTGGATCACTAAGTTGATGAATAAAATTGGTAGAAAATTATCCACAATGTCCAAATAAGGTAAGGCGGTCGGTTAACCTTGCTCCATACACCTAAAAAcatcataaaacataaaataaacaaagaagaaagaaggaaaaaaataatcacaaaaaCTATACACTCGAAAATTCTAGCTATTTGGATGTTCAAAAACGGTTTCTAAGGCAGGCTTCCATGATCTCTGCTTAAAGAACCTCTCCATTGCAGGCTGATCATCATCATCTGCAACAGCCTGTTGTGAAAAACaatctgtttttgttttcacttcTGATGATGGAAACAGGCAAAACTCAGTCAGAGAAACAGGAAATATTTTCCCAAAATGTTTAGAATAATTTGCCTTCTGCTTCTGCTTCAAAGCCAAGGCAGCCTTACTTGTGAAACTTGCAATTTCGTCTTCAGTCAGCACCGAATACAGCAGCAGCTCCATGGGgagtaaaaagtaaaatttgaaagcTTCCAGCTCTTCATCAGTTGATAATCCTTCAATTCTTTGCCCAACTTTCAAGCTCTCTGAGTCGCATAAGAAGTTGCCTGGATTCTCCAGCATGAGCTCCGCTGCTTTGACTGGTTTTGAGAAGATCTGTAAATCCCCATTGCAGAATATAAAGACCTTTATAACCCCATTGTTGCTGCAGATTATTGAAGGTGCACAAGATGTGGAATTTCCCATTTGGAGATTTCCGAGTTGATAGTCTTGTTTTctgcagaagaagaagaaggagagtTCATCTGAAGATCATATTTAAAAGGGCTTGAagatgaatgaatgaatttaGGTGAGGgatgttttggttttttagaattaaattattattatcagtTAGTTCATTAATATTTGCATCCGACAGAACGTGCAGTAAAATTTACACATGAATAATTTGCAGTGAATCCAATTTCATCGATAATAGTTAAAACTTTGTTTTAttgaagaataatttaatttagatggtgtaattatatttaaaatggaagaGCACATGGTGAGGGATGGAGCAAGTGAGGCAGGCATATTCAAATAAGGACATGATTGAAGATGGTGACAAGCTGTTGATGCCAGGGAGGGATTTTATTCTATTCAATTTCTCAccaaactttgtttttataGCTGTGGTGTGGAGAACATAACACAAATTTATCAATCTACCTTGTTTGCTGGGGGCATAAATATGAGaataagtattattatataattaaatataattcacatatgaattaattcaaatttgattcaaatgaataacaaaaaaactcaaatttgacttgattCAAACTATGAGTCAAGTCCAAACTAAAAGATTGACTTATAAGttagattgaataaaatattttttaactcaaattcaatttgattattaatcatatataaaacTATAGCCTAAATTGAATTGATATTCGAATCTGAATCAATTTGtacttatttttatacatataattaacgtatcatatattattgttaCAAGATATGAAAGAATATATGTCCCCCTTGGGACTATAAGATATgaaggaatatatatatatatatatcttccaAGTGTTGGTTATGTGATGCTCTCCAGCCTTTTGCCAATATGGCAGGCGATGAATAATTGATCATTTGACTTAAAGAAAATTTGTTGAGGTGTTATGAAATCCTTCTTATTTTCATACAGAATTGCTAATGTAATATACAATAAGGTAAGAGTATACggtaaaaataaattgtttgagTTGAAACTGAATaaattaagttagaatttaatgattaaacttggtttttttttaaacaaatcaaattcaaagtcgATCcaattatttgagtttaaagcaatttgaattaaatttaaaattaaattgttctcaaattgaatttaaattttaacttattaatcTCAAATTGGTTCCTTTCAATTTAAGTTGGACTTAATTGAAATCAAATCCAACTTAATGGCTCGCTTTTCCCTTCTTTAAGGCTACATCTGAACTAAGCTTActtgaatttcaaaataaatccCAAACAAGCTTAACTTagacaaactcaaacttgaaccTAAGAGTTTGATATTGTTGAGCTTGAGTCTAAACTTGAACTTGAATAATGCTCAACTTGTCAAACTCACAGGATTGAAAAATGTCACACCAAattgattaaaacgatattgttttaactaataaaaattaaaacatatcattttgatcaattatTGCTTGACTATAAtattaaactaaactcaagttcaatttgataCTGTagccaaatttgaattcaaattcatttgatttaaagagaatttaataaactcaaacttaaactcaaacccGATTTCTTTCAAGccaaaccaaacttaagttaattaaaactcaaacttaactggatttaaatctaaccctatcttcttcttctatattattatttaccaatttgagtttaaattagttgttctaaatttaaatagagTTTAAACTAACCCTTTTAAGTTCTTTCCCATTCAAATCCAATCCTAATTTAAATATCCAAGTAAATTATCACATATACGAAAAATCCAAGAAATCAtcataagaaaatcaacaaaacgGAAAATGGAAACAGAAGAGTCGAAGCACGATATTTACTCTTAGAATATTAGAATATTTACTTTTTGTGCCAACCAATACATCAAGATCCATATCTAAACAAATATACGAATACCACAAGACATACATCCAACTTTCTCAAATGGTACCTAACACACATCCATTCAATCTTCATACACAAGACAGGAACCAATTGAACTTAGAGCATTTACTCTCTTTCTTGTCAACATTTCTATTGTTGGGAACTTTTTTTTCCGGCCACCCCTAGGTCTCGACCTGAATTCCTCATCGGCAGTAACAAAATCACCCTAATTCCAATGCGAACAGGATACTCAGTAACAAgaattttttacccttttatgattatgaattagaattaaaatgATGCCAACATAATTGTGTAAAAAACTTACTGCGGTATAAACATGGTACCCAGACTTTTCATGGTTGTCTCTCACATGCTTGTAGGCAAATCTCTTGTCACAAAAGCTGCAAGCAAATCGTCTGATCTCATGGTGCACGGCTTTCACATGCTGCTGAAGATTTGATTTCTGGGCAGATAAAATTCCCCATTGGAGAAAAACATCAGAATACGAAAGCAATATAAGCTACTCGGCCTTTAGTCAACACATGTttgtaaatcatatttaagcAGAAGGAACAAGCCATGGTAGTAGCTTCTTACAGTAGAGAATGAGTGGCGACAACCCTTGAATGAGCACTTAATTCTTTCTCGTGAATTGCTTCCTTCATGCATGCGAATGTGTCGCTTGATGTTCTTTCTCAACTGCCTGCTACCACAAATCTCACAGGCAATATGTTGGTGGTAGGATCGAATATGTGCCTCAAGACATTCCTTATTTGTAAAGTATTTCATACATGCTGACTCAGAACAAAATGCCTCCGTAGAATCCAACTTAACTGCAGTAATAAAGGATAAATCAAAAAACTATTAACAGGTTTCGAGAAAAGTGAAACAAAATCcttcaaaacaaaatacattaaattagCAACAAAGAAGTTCCaccaaagaatttgaaatcaaaataactTACCATGTGATTCCTCGTGCTTCTGCAGCTTTGATttgtatttgaatatttttccaCAACCAGCTTCCTGGCAGATATACTGCTTCTGACCTTTAACATCAGAGGATGAAGAACCCTCAACATGAAATTCTTTAACATGTCTCTTCATGTTACTTTGAATGGTGAATTTGCGATTGCAAGTCTCAATTGAACAGGTGAATAATTTCCCTTGGTGTTGAAGCAAGTGGCGAGTCAAGTGATCTTTTCTTCTATAGCTGGCATGGCAATCATCTACCGAACAAGTAAATGGCCTCTGCACTAACGTCAAAGATATCAGAAATGGAAACTGCAGGGTTTAAAAAACGATGCTACAGATTCTCTGTTTCTtctcaaaattaagaaaaaaatactgAAAGTCGAAATAAACAGATTCAAACCTCAAGTTAAGAGCACACGTGTATGAGGCTTGCTTAATGGAGCTTCTCAGGAGGTCTCCCAACCTGATACTAGTCCAATAAGTTCAAATCTACAGCCTCGCACATTTTGGAGTTCTTTGTGGGATCCAATGCTTCACGCTATACGCCCATGGTTATATCTCATAAAATTAGAAATGGAAACTGCATGGTTAACAAATCAATGTTACCGATTCTCTGTTTCTTCTAAGAATAAACAAATAACTGAAAGTTAAAATACACAGATTCAAACCTCAAGTTAAGACTATGCGTGTATGAGGCTTACTTAATGGAGCTTCTCAGGAGGTCTCCCAACCTGATACTAGTACATTAAGTTCAAATCTACAGCCTCTCACATTTTGGAGTTCTTTGTGGGATCCAATGCTTCACGCTATACATCCATGGTTATACACTCGGAAAGCAATAACTTCTGCAAAATCATTGATCATTAATTGATATAAAGAATTAGAACACTTGCCTCAATTAAGACATACTCAAAGCTTTATAAATGATGTTGTAGTAAATAAAAACGGATTAAATGGCATTCAAAATATACCATACAATGCATTGACAACCATAAATGAATAACTCCAATCATTGACTTGCTATatataatagacaaaattataattaaataatacctCAAGTGAATGACTCTGCATGTGTTGCTTTAGGTAAGCTGGTTTCTTGAAACTAGCACCACATTCTTCACAAGTATTGGATTGTACTCCATCCATTTTCTGATACCTGTCACAAATTTCATCATTCACCATTTCCTGAGAAAATAAAGATCATAAATTAGGAGGGAAAATAAGCagaaaatcaatattaaattatttcaagCAATTTCAGAAAAGATCTCACATGAGAATTCCCCATCTCATGCCCCATAGTTCAATTTTAAATCATTCCCATATATGATCATTCAACTCATGTTTTAAAAAGATTCCTTTCTTTTAATGTCAATATAAATTGACTGAAAATGACATAATAACCAATTGGTGTAAGAAAGAACAAGATTCTTATGGAGAAACCTTAATCTGTTGCTAATAAAATAAGCTTTAAAAGCTATAATTCTTAATCTTTCAGAAGATAATGAGCTTAACGTGAACTTAAAGTATTATAAACTATAACATGTGTCAAGTACTTGaatcttaatattaaaatatttgcatTCTCAGCCATAGAAAGCAAGGAATTAACACTATAAATGATACAAGCATAGTCATGAAATTCAATTTCTACCTTTTAGTTAACAGAACTAACCACAGTAGGTAAATAGAAAAATCCCTAAGAAATCATACTAAAGCAAACGTTTGATTATAATCTAAAGAGGGAAAAATAATCAACAGATTAATACAAGCAGACTAATTGAACCTGGTGGTGGATGAGGATGTGTGATGTGATAAGAGACTTCTTCGATCTACAAATGCCACAATAATCACAGTAATAACGCCTTATGTCTTTAAATATTGGCTGTTCTATTCCTCCTTTATCTTCTCccatttatttttgtaataaaaagaTGAGCAACCAACAAAACTAAACCATAATATAGCCTCCCCAACTACAAAAGCAAACCAACTTCTTCAGCAACCTGTACCAGACACAAtgactttaaaatatatatataaaaatgaattgcAACATAAAATACTTTCATGCAAAAAATAGTCATTAAAAATCCTACCCATACCTCAAGAACAACACCCAAACTTCAAAAACCAAACCCTGAAGTCCATAAAACTTAAAATCCTAAATCATTAAAAACCCATACCCTACAGATTAATCAGTATAACATTTTCTGAATCAATTTACTAAATACTTATAAAATCTTCAATTTTATATGCTTCAAATAATCAATTCTACCTCtacatcaataaaactatatgcactaacaattatcattaattatgaCATgtaatcatgtaattaagtgtctttaaattagatataaagaAACAACCAAACACATGGTAGCACGTTACCTGTTAGTACACATAGTCTTGCTTCATCAATATAAGACCACATTTTCAAgacttaaattattaataatattccaTATCACTGAGCATTTACAATATCTTAAGATTCAACTCTTGCTTGCaattatattttacaataagttttcttcaaattattttgtcaCAATCTCAAAGTGCAAACTTGAATCCCATATCGGAAAATATAAGTTTCTGatgtaaattttaaatggtTTTGCAGTGTGGTTTTCTCgatattcatttgatattaaaaattatgttcatCTCTCGCAGTGATTTCTGGGTGGTACCTTACGAGCCCAAATTATAAGGTATGTAACTTAATTTCTCATCGGTGTGGTTCATATCATATTCACTGATtgttattatttaacaattaaatgGCATAAATATCATCATAACACAGACAAGACAACCATGTGAAACCCTAATTACAAATTCGTTAAAGCAAATGTAAACAACAAACGATAACCAAAGTGAAAATTAAGGTTTACAACACAAATCAGAGCGCGACAAAcgtaaaaaggaagaaaagaaggCTTACAGTGCAAGCTCTGTAAGCAGCCGCGAATCCAAAGAGAGCTGCTAGGTTTGGCAAAGTCATAAGAAAGGGTTGCGGTGAGTAATTTACAGCCACTGGTTTTATGAAGAGTTAAAGGGGGCCAACGATACATGACAATTATTGTacgtttctttatttttttttattcagaGGAATAAGGCTGATTTCGAGGTGGCTCCAACAAATAGAGAGTTGAGTCAAAGATTATATTTGATTTCTTAACAAActgattttcaattaatttgactaattcaaattaaattattttcaaattataactcatcaaatttcaaataaactCTTACTAGATACTCTATCTGATGGATAGAACGAGCTTAATCCAATTCAACcgttttatgtataaaaagattattgttatgtttttctaattattattttttaattataattcttcTAACTATAATCATGAACACTTACAATAAAGAATTCAAATACAATCAAAGGCGACAGACATTTTCTATGAAAAAGCTTACGACTACCAAAGGAAAACAAAATCCAACTCTCCCTTGGATGTTCTTCGGTGTTCTATAATAATACTATACATTTTGTACAAGCGAAAACAATGATCATCGTCCcaaagaataaaaatcaaagaataCCACGACACAAAGCCACACCAGTTCAGGCAAACAAAACCCATCAATTGGAAACCAAAAGTCCtagtgaaaagaataaaatgaatatgaacCAACAAAATCCAGAGCAAAAAGGCTTCACGACCAGCATCTCACTAGCAATGGAGACTGCTTTTTCCCTGTATGCATTGCCTTCAACAATGCCACAAAATTTGATAGGCTGTCTTCAGAGGACCATTTCAGCTTCCAAATTTGTGAACGAGTCCAACTCATTTTCTTGTCCATAGGAGCAACTTCCTTGCAGGCGGTAGCAGTGAGGCAAAACTCTGATGTAGCACATTCAACAGCTAACGTCACACAACTCTCCCTTGCTTCAATGACCTGAAAAAGAACCGCATATTATGCAAAATTCAATTCTTGTAGAACTTTGTTGAAGCCAAAACCAAACCACCGAAGCCTATTGCCATGGCAAGTTAGTAAACTTCTAATTTTTTACCAGTATCAAAAACACATATTCCGGAGCTACAACATCGCTTACCAGGTCTTTAGTAAGCACAAAATGAAAGATGCTCGCACTTCTCTCATTTATCCTTGATGAACTAAACTCATGAGCCTACTAGACTTCAAACAACTACTTCTCGGGGTAGGTACAGTGAAGCAAATCCTCAAGGCCACTCTACAAAGACTTTATGAACTATTTTCCCCCCTCagaaaattagaatataaaGATAATTCTTTTACTACTAATAAAGATAATGTCTTTCCACTTAAGACATGACTAAGTGTAGGCTAAAGACAGAGAATTGTAATTTCACATTTAGGGTTGGATCCGAGTTAGCTCGATGTGCGATTTTATTCAAGACGAATTTGAGTTGGAGCTTCATCTTGACAGCTTGGTTCCAGTTCAACTCGAATCCCCCACCATTGACACTATTCATTCCACTAGATACATCTTTCGCCAACTCGAAtgagtttgaacttaaactAGCTATTGTAAATTCAAGCCGAACTTGAGCCAGCTCATGTTAGGGCTCGGTTTGGCTTGAATAGAGCCCTATtcacaatattttattataatagtgatatcttatttgtaatttaatcaGAGTGATTGTGGGATATGAAAGAGATGATTATAAATATGGGTAAAAGTTTAAGTTACCATCTCAGACACGGCATCAATGGAGCAACATAAATGGAGTGAGTAATATGGAGGGGAAGATGCATCCACTGAAAAAGAGCTGAACTGCATGAGGTCCTCAGAGCAGACAAGCAAATGCCCTCCAATCAGAAACAGAGATCTCGCAAGCCATGACTCCACTGTTTAAAAGTATGCAATTTAGGTATTAGATAATAGAAGAACTCATagttttaaaactcaaaaaattaaaaaataagtagcTTCTAAACCAAGTTGTAATTTTCCCAAACTTGTACTGCCCTTTTATACAagacaaaaaaatgaaagaaaataaattcctTAACAAAGACTGACCAACCCTATCCCACCCATCACTCAATCTAAAATAATGTGGAAAAGCCCCCTTTCAGCAGAAAACCAAGACAAAACCAAGTCACATGTGCACAGAACCCTTAGCCTATTAGACATTCCAAATCATAATCAAGGCAAACTCGTGAGAAGCATACCCTCATTATCACTGCACCAAAAGAGTACCATAGAATATTGGAATATGCTCACTTGTGAACCTCCACATATATGTTTCTCAAACAACTCAACCTGAAACCGCTCCAAACTGCCATTTAAATTTCCAAAACCCCAGTCTAtcataacaaagaaaaacaaacaatatataaCAGTCAAGCAGTTACTAAATTCGAATTCAAGTACAAGATACCAACATACATGCACACAGAGGAAGAATAACTGCAGTATTGAGTTTCAAAATGTAGCAGGATAGAGATAGATCACCTTCTTATGGAACATTTATCATTTGTTGAAACTAAATCAAGAACTTGCAAGGTACAAAGTAGTTGCCTTGATTTTTCAATGCTCCTTGTCACAAACAGGTATGTGGCACCAGTCTCAGTTGATACCCTAACCAAACCATGTAAGAGGACACTTTTAGAGGAGTGATCTTGAATTGCCAAAAGTATCAGAAATAACCTACCTCACAACCTGAAGTCCTAGACCAAATAACACATCTGTAACATCTTCAATCTTGTGGCAACCCAGCAAACTTAAGCTAGTGCCTGTAAAAGAAATTGATAACTTCAGCATCATAAGGTTCCATGGCAACCTCAAAAGCATCATACTTGTCaacattaattataaatcaGATAAATTCAGAAATGACTTCATAATCAACCTGATCCATCAAATGAGACACCAAAGAGCAACACATACAACTTGTTCTTGCTGCTACTTATAATGGCAACTTCCCTGAATAAGGAACAGAAATTGAATATAACGATGATAGAGggaaaaaaacagaagaaacaaAGAGAATATGGAAAAGATATCAAATAGCACaacaaatgaattttaataactGTTAATACCCAGAATTGTTTTCAATTCTAAGGACCTATTAAATATAACCATGAGAAAACAGGCGTGGAAAACCTCCAGAAAGAAATAAATTGACATGCTCAATCACTGATAAGAGAACAAATTCTGTAAAAAATTTTGGAAGGCAGAGGTCTGATATATGGAAAGTGAGACTGCCTATCATTGAATTGTAGTATTGCAATTGTGAGCAATTAGGTGAGAACATTGCACCTCCCATGCAAATTTCAGATCCATATCCCTAAATACAAATGTGATAGCAATTCTGAGTAATTAGGTGAAAAATATGAACCCATTAGTTGTATGTTTTGACAAAAAGTAgaacaaacagaaaaaaaacGAACATTTCCTAGGTATCACCAAGATGAAGAAAGTTCAAATGGCATAAGATGGCAACTTCATTCACATCTCCAAGTACAGTGCACCTTAAAGACTTCTAACCTAGATAACATAATAGATGAGCTTGAAGAACAGAAGAAGAGAAGCAacacagatttttttttttttttttgagaattcTGCAATTAATATAACAGGACATTTAAAAAGGCAAACAAAGTTACCACATAGTAAACCAAACATGAaacaaatgattaaataaatgcaataaaatcCTGAAGTACTAATAATCAACAATGAGCTCACCATCGCCAAACATTTAGTAAATTTAGCATATAAAAAggtgattattttctttttgcacATCTGCTAAAAAATTCTCCAGCCTAATTAATTACAGTAATTACCTCTCTCTGTACATGGAATCTTCCTCGAGCATACAGCAAAACATATATTCCCTACAAGTTTCATGACCTCTGGAATCAgcaacatttttattaaagaagttttcaacaaaatcatctcCCATCAGACATGAGCATTTAGCCACAGAATATCTTCCAATACTATCAATTGAAGGAGTTGAAATTGCAATTTCCTGGGTCTGTTTCTGGTCGGTAGCTTTCTGAACATCACCCCGACCAAAGATTTGCTTTCCTTGTTCATTTTTAAAACCATCTCCACTAATATCCAAATTGCCATTTGATTTTTGTGATTCTTCAACCTCACCAACCATAGTCTGTTCCTCTAATAGAGAAATAACTctctttttatgtttctttctttttttcctttccaaacaaTCAGCCTCTTGGTTGACTGAATGAGCAACTTCATCTTCATTCGCACCAGCAGACAAATTATTGCTTATGCCATTTTCTC includes these proteins:
- the LOC123195976 gene encoding uncharacterized protein LOC123195976, with translation MGNSTSCAPSIICSNNGVIKVFIFCNGDLQIFSKPVKAAELMLENPGNFLCDSESLKVGQRIEGLSTDEELEAFKFYFLLPMELLLYSVLTEDEIASFTSKAALALKQKQKANYSKHFGKIFPVSLTEFCLFPSSEVKTKTDCFSQQAVADDDDQPAMERFFKQRSWKPALETVFEHPNS
- the LOC123195734 gene encoding transcription factor IIIA-like yields the protein MGEDKGGIEQPIFKDIRRYYCDYCGICRSKKSLITSHILIHHQEMVNDEICDRYQKMDGVQSNTCEECGASFKKPAYLKQHMQSHSLERPFTCSVDDCHASYRRKDHLTRHLLQHQGKLFTCSIETCNRKFTIQSNMKRHVKEFHVEGSSSSDVKGQKQYICQEAGCGKIFKYKSKLQKHEESHVKLDSTEAFCSESACMKYFTNKECLEAHIRSYHQHIACEICGSRQLRKNIKRHIRMHEGSNSRERIKCSFKGCRHSFSTKSNLQQHVKAVHHEIRRFACSFCDKRFAYKHVRDNHEKSGYHVYTAGDFVTADEEFRSRPRGGRKKKFPTIEMLTRKRVNALSSIGSCLVYED
- the LOC123195975 gene encoding uncharacterized protein At3g17950-like; the protein is MLDPAVDLLPATSSPTISTVSSSDLDTESTGSFFHDRSTTLGTLMGVTFPAITFRAPSQHRDMLVNAAVATVPSRKKKRALASVSASTVARRRWWRLCGDGEAKPASLGEFLEVERRFGETAFYSAAPELESVVASESEGRNSNSGRVLFSDGRVLPPAADDDNDESSSSGGGILCRFPVSITCICR